One Anaeromusa acidaminophila DSM 3853 genomic region harbors:
- a CDS encoding ASCH domain-containing protein, whose product MKALNFYSSNYHVQLVCRRKSCTIRFGDKRSKYQEGDICWVTVGKRFHQRKKIYAAVIDRVLVKPIGQLTREDLQGENPDIASVEELTRFLEGVYERSISPDDTVTVVYFSEIIE is encoded by the coding sequence ATGAAAGCATTGAATTTTTATTCATCTAATTACCATGTACAGTTAGTCTGCCGTCGCAAATCCTGTACCATTCGTTTCGGTGATAAGCGCAGCAAATATCAAGAGGGTGATATTTGCTGGGTAACAGTGGGCAAGCGGTTTCATCAGCGCAAAAAAATATATGCAGCCGTTATTGACCGTGTGTTGGTTAAACCTATCGGCCAATTAACTCGCGAAGACCTGCAAGGAGAAAATCCTGATATTGCCAGCGTCGAAGAGCTGACCCGTTTCCTAGAAGGAGTCTACGAACGGAGCATTTCTCCGGATGACACTGTAACAGTTGTTTATTTTTCAGAAATCATTGAGTAA
- a CDS encoding adenosylhomocysteinase: MTTSMIRDSKLAPGGHDKINWVKNFMPVLSLLDKDLSKEQPLKGKRIVITMHLEAKTAYLALVLKNAGAEVAITGSNPLSTQDDVAAALSEQGVSVFAWHGCTDAEYETFLHRALDTKPDIIVDDGGDLVSLLHGERSDLAANILGGAEETTTGVHRLRALAEEGRLKFPMVAANDAYCKYLFDNRYGTGQSTWDGIMRTTNLTVTGKTVVVAGYGWCGKGVSMRAKGLGANVIVTEIDPIKAIEAVFDGFQVMPMEEAAKQGDIFVTVTGCKDVIRKEHIEVMKTGAILSNAGHFDVEINKGDLDTLAVQKRTARHNIEEYLMADGRRIYLLAEGRLVNLASGDGHPAEIMDLSFAVQAMAVLHILNHHQEMDNTVHTVSDDLNKEIASYKLKAMGFGIDALSAEQEAYLKQA, translated from the coding sequence ATGACAACTTCTATGATTCGCGACAGCAAATTAGCTCCCGGAGGCCATGATAAAATCAATTGGGTAAAAAACTTCATGCCTGTACTCAGCCTTTTGGATAAAGATTTGAGTAAAGAACAGCCGCTCAAAGGCAAACGAATTGTTATCACCATGCACTTGGAAGCGAAAACCGCTTACTTGGCTTTGGTTCTTAAAAATGCTGGCGCCGAAGTCGCCATTACTGGCAGCAATCCTCTTTCTACGCAAGATGACGTGGCAGCGGCTCTGAGCGAGCAAGGCGTATCTGTCTTTGCTTGGCACGGCTGCACCGATGCAGAATACGAAACTTTCCTACACCGCGCGCTAGACACAAAACCGGATATTATCGTTGACGACGGCGGCGACCTGGTTTCTTTGCTGCACGGCGAGCGCAGCGATTTAGCCGCTAATATCCTCGGCGGCGCCGAAGAGACCACGACCGGAGTACATCGTCTCCGCGCATTGGCGGAAGAGGGAAGACTGAAATTCCCGATGGTTGCCGCTAACGATGCTTATTGCAAATATCTTTTTGATAATCGTTACGGAACCGGTCAATCCACTTGGGACGGCATCATGCGTACCACCAACCTTACAGTGACTGGCAAGACCGTTGTTGTCGCCGGTTATGGCTGGTGCGGCAAAGGCGTTTCCATGCGCGCCAAAGGTCTGGGCGCTAATGTCATCGTTACGGAAATTGACCCTATTAAAGCGATTGAAGCCGTATTTGACGGATTCCAAGTTATGCCTATGGAAGAAGCAGCCAAACAAGGAGATATTTTTGTAACCGTTACCGGCTGCAAGGATGTGATTCGCAAGGAGCACATTGAAGTTATGAAAACCGGCGCCATTTTGTCTAATGCCGGCCATTTTGATGTAGAAATTAACAAAGGCGACCTGGATACTTTAGCCGTACAAAAGAGAACCGCTCGCCACAATATTGAAGAATATTTGATGGCTGACGGCCGCCGTATTTATCTGTTGGCAGAAGGCCGTCTAGTAAACTTGGCCTCCGGTGACGGCCACCCAGCGGAAATTATGGATTTGTCTTTTGCCGTGCAGGCTATGGCAGTTTTGCATATTCTCAATCATCATCAAGAAATGGACAATACCGTTCATACTGTTTCCGACGATTTGAACAAGGAAATTGCCAGCTATAAGCTCAAAGCTATGGGCTTTGGCATTGACGCTCTTTCTGCGGAACAGGAAGCCTACTTGAAACAGGCTTAA
- a CDS encoding class II aldolase/adducin family protein has product MFEASCQQLVLAGQTLLGKGLVAGTWGNLSLRVAKDQVAITPSGRDYESLKSEDIVIVDLSGKTVYQASGRSASSETPLHLAIYQARRDIMAIVHTHSVHASACAVAHKPIPPVIEDIVQLAGGEIPLAPYALPGTQELAAHAAATLGSKQAVLLANHGAVCCGTTLAEAMTAAELVEKAAQIYLYANLLGGAKALNDEDVTIMHEFYVSHYRKRRGDTPND; this is encoded by the coding sequence ATGTTTGAAGCTTCTTGCCAACAGCTTGTATTAGCCGGTCAAACGCTTTTAGGTAAAGGCTTGGTTGCAGGCACCTGGGGCAATCTCAGCCTGCGTGTTGCTAAAGATCAAGTGGCGATTACGCCTTCCGGCCGAGATTATGAGTCCTTAAAAAGCGAAGATATTGTCATCGTCGATTTAAGTGGAAAGACAGTTTATCAGGCATCTGGACGCAGCGCTTCTTCGGAGACGCCGCTTCATTTAGCGATCTATCAAGCACGGCGGGATATTATGGCTATTGTTCATACGCACAGCGTTCACGCCAGCGCCTGCGCCGTAGCCCATAAGCCCATTCCTCCGGTGATCGAAGACATCGTGCAATTAGCGGGCGGCGAAATTCCTTTAGCGCCTTATGCTTTGCCGGGAACTCAAGAGTTGGCCGCGCACGCTGCCGCCACTCTTGGCTCTAAGCAAGCCGTACTTTTGGCTAATCATGGAGCCGTATGCTGCGGCACTACTTTGGCGGAAGCCATGACAGCAGCAGAATTAGTGGAAAAAGCGGCACAAATTTATCTTTACGCCAATCTTTTAGGAGGAGCCAAGGCGTTAAACGACGAAGATGTAACCATTATGCACGAATTTTACGTCTCGCATTATCGCAAGCGGAGAGGGGACACACCAAATGACTGA
- a CDS encoding amidohydrolase: MTERILIRNIEYWGPDGAVATGDIAIAEGKFAYVGIVPEAWSADRIIEGKDLLAMPGFINTHTHAAMSLFRSYADDMQLMDWLQEKIWPAEARLEADDVYWGTQLAIAEMLRTGTTTFADMYFFMPDAARAVAESGIRASLARGMAGVAPNAETALTESASFFREFHGAADGRITVMLGPHAPYTCPPAYLERVVSMAHCLNANIHIHLAETIGEVEDCKRDHGATPMALMERLGLLECGTLAAHCVHLSPEDIELMARRMVRVAHNPGSNLKLASGIAPVPAMLKAGLCVSLGTDGAASNNNLDMLEEVRLAATLHKANTGDPLAVSASEALQMATSAGAVALGLEQQIGQIVPGKKADLTLWNMTGLHWQPRYDRISLLAYAANALDVHSVLVDGKVLLDNGEFTTIDIERLRHEVGVRSQRLTARD, encoded by the coding sequence ATGACTGAACGCATTTTGATTCGCAATATCGAATATTGGGGCCCGGACGGAGCAGTAGCTACCGGGGATATTGCCATTGCAGAAGGTAAATTTGCTTATGTAGGCATTGTGCCTGAAGCATGGTCAGCGGATCGTATTATTGAAGGAAAAGATCTTCTGGCTATGCCTGGCTTTATCAATACGCATACTCATGCGGCGATGAGCTTATTTCGCAGCTATGCGGATGATATGCAGCTTATGGACTGGCTGCAGGAAAAAATTTGGCCCGCAGAAGCCCGTTTAGAAGCGGATGACGTCTACTGGGGGACGCAGCTGGCGATTGCGGAAATGCTGCGCACCGGCACAACCACCTTTGCAGACATGTACTTTTTTATGCCTGATGCGGCTCGCGCTGTCGCCGAAAGCGGTATTCGCGCCAGTTTGGCCCGCGGCATGGCCGGCGTAGCGCCGAATGCGGAAACTGCCTTGACTGAAAGCGCTTCCTTCTTCCGAGAATTTCACGGCGCTGCTGACGGCCGAATTACCGTCATGCTCGGACCGCATGCGCCCTATACCTGTCCGCCTGCCTATTTAGAACGCGTTGTCTCCATGGCCCATTGCCTAAACGCCAATATTCACATTCATCTGGCGGAAACAATAGGCGAAGTAGAAGACTGTAAAAGAGACCATGGCGCTACGCCCATGGCCTTGATGGAGCGCCTGGGTCTTTTGGAATGCGGCACTTTAGCGGCTCACTGCGTACACCTTTCGCCGGAAGATATCGAGCTGATGGCGCGACGTATGGTTCGTGTAGCCCATAACCCGGGCAGTAACCTGAAGCTTGCCAGCGGCATTGCACCAGTGCCGGCTATGTTAAAAGCCGGTTTGTGCGTGTCTCTTGGCACCGACGGAGCCGCCAGTAATAATAATTTGGATATGCTCGAAGAAGTTCGATTAGCAGCCACACTGCACAAAGCGAATACCGGCGATCCTTTGGCTGTTTCCGCCAGCGAAGCCCTGCAAATGGCAACTAGCGCAGGCGCAGTCGCCTTGGGCTTGGAACAGCAAATTGGTCAAATCGTCCCCGGAAAAAAAGCCGACCTGACTCTTTGGAATATGACAGGCTTGCATTGGCAGCCTCGGTATGATCGCATTTCTCTTTTGGCCTATGCCGCTAATGCTCTTGATGTGCACTCGGTCTTGGTTGATGGCAAAGTGTTGCTGGACAACGGCGAGTTCACAACGATTGATATTGAGCGACTGCGTCATGAAGTTGGTGTACGTAGCCAGCGTCTTACTGCTCGCGACTAA
- the mtnA gene encoding S-methyl-5-thioribose-1-phosphate isomerase, translating to MKTMEWKDGCLLLLDQTALPLEECQRCCEDYQAVADAICKLEVRGAPAIGAAAAYGLVLGAKSIENAADFSTQLQRIAKDLNATRPTAVNLAWAIKRMLKVAHAHEQQPTAVIIAALEEEANAIAREDVLINQRMSQFGAALFDAFNPIPVLTHCNAGSLATVEQGTALGVIREAYRKGGICGVYADETRPLLQGARLTAWELSKDSIPVTLITDNMAGYVMKLGRVKAVIVGADRIAANGDVANKIGTYSVAVLAKEHGLPFYVAAPFSTFDVSLATGEGIPIEERHESEVTHFSGKATAPQGIAVFNPAFDVTPHEYVSAIITEYGVLRAPYDKAIAAMRQQAAQSAQ from the coding sequence ATGAAAACCATGGAATGGAAAGACGGCTGCCTTTTGCTCTTGGATCAAACAGCGCTGCCGCTAGAAGAATGCCAGCGTTGTTGTGAAGATTATCAGGCAGTAGCTGACGCAATATGTAAATTGGAAGTGCGAGGCGCCCCGGCCATTGGAGCCGCCGCTGCCTACGGGCTAGTGCTTGGCGCTAAAAGTATTGAAAATGCTGCTGACTTTTCCACGCAATTGCAGCGCATTGCCAAAGATCTTAACGCCACAAGACCTACGGCTGTTAATTTAGCCTGGGCCATTAAGCGAATGTTGAAAGTAGCGCATGCCCATGAGCAGCAGCCAACTGCCGTCATTATTGCGGCACTGGAAGAAGAAGCAAATGCTATTGCCCGTGAAGATGTTTTGATTAACCAGCGCATGTCTCAGTTTGGGGCTGCTTTATTCGATGCGTTCAATCCCATACCCGTGCTGACGCACTGCAACGCCGGTTCGCTGGCTACTGTCGAACAGGGTACCGCCTTAGGCGTGATTCGCGAAGCCTACCGTAAAGGAGGCATCTGCGGCGTATATGCTGACGAGACCAGACCGCTTCTGCAAGGCGCCCGTCTAACGGCCTGGGAGCTTTCCAAGGATTCCATCCCTGTTACGCTGATTACGGATAATATGGCCGGTTATGTTATGAAATTAGGTCGTGTTAAGGCGGTTATTGTCGGAGCTGATCGCATTGCCGCCAATGGCGATGTGGCCAACAAAATCGGTACCTATAGTGTGGCGGTTTTGGCGAAAGAACATGGTTTGCCTTTTTACGTAGCCGCGCCGTTTTCGACATTTGATGTTTCTCTGGCTACCGGAGAGGGTATTCCCATTGAAGAACGTCATGAAAGCGAAGTTACGCATTTTTCAGGGAAAGCGACCGCTCCTCAGGGCATTGCAGTCTTCAACCCGGCTTTTGACGTAACGCCGCATGAATATGTATCTGCCATTATCACCGAGTACGGCGTTCTGCGAGCGCCCTATGACAAAGCCATTGCCGCCATGCGCCAACAAGCGGCGCAGTCTGCGCAATAA
- the mtnP gene encoding S-methyl-5'-thioadenosine phosphorylase produces the protein MTTPHRLAVIGGTGVYDPRMLSSLWEDTMSTPFGSVPYQVGRLEGQEVVFLSRHGAGHSIPPHLINYRANIYALKKLGVVAILATTAVGSLRMEYKPGDFVAVDQFLDFTKARVNTFFDGGPRGVVHVDVTQPYCPSLRAILAESAKETGITLHSQGCYVCAEGPRFETPAEVRLFASFGGDVVGMTNIPEAVLAREAEMCYATVSMITNYGAGLSPQNLTHGEVVEIMKQNSAKLRLLLEKTLTRIKADEDCSCRHALQEYGGFDMTKFE, from the coding sequence ATGACTACACCACATCGTTTGGCCGTTATCGGCGGCACAGGAGTGTATGATCCTCGGATGTTGAGCTCTCTTTGGGAAGATACCATGTCGACGCCCTTTGGCTCGGTTCCGTATCAAGTCGGCCGCTTAGAAGGACAGGAAGTCGTTTTTCTGTCGCGCCATGGCGCCGGGCATTCGATACCGCCCCATTTAATCAACTATCGGGCCAATATTTACGCTTTGAAAAAGCTGGGTGTTGTGGCTATTTTGGCTACTACAGCTGTCGGCTCGCTGCGCATGGAGTACAAGCCTGGCGATTTTGTTGCAGTAGATCAATTTCTTGATTTTACGAAAGCTCGCGTCAATACCTTTTTTGACGGGGGACCCCGCGGTGTAGTACATGTAGACGTTACCCAGCCCTATTGTCCTTCGCTACGCGCTATTTTGGCCGAAAGCGCCAAGGAAACCGGTATAACCCTTCATTCTCAGGGCTGCTACGTTTGCGCCGAAGGGCCTCGCTTTGAAACTCCTGCGGAAGTAAGGCTTTTTGCTTCCTTCGGCGGCGACGTTGTCGGCATGACCAATATTCCGGAAGCAGTGTTGGCCAGAGAAGCCGAAATGTGCTATGCTACCGTCTCTATGATAACTAATTACGGAGCAGGCCTTTCGCCGCAAAATCTTACGCATGGCGAAGTTGTCGAGATCATGAAACAAAACAGCGCGAAACTGCGTTTGCTTTTAGAAAAAACATTGACTCGCATTAAGGCGGATGAAGACTGTTCCTGTCGTCACGCGCTGCAAGAGTACGGCGGTTTTGACATGACAAAATTTGAGTAA
- a CDS encoding 3-methyl-2-oxobutanoate dehydrogenase subunit VorB produces the protein MAEKILMKGNEAIGEAAIVAGCRHYFGYPITPQTELTEYMAKRMPKIDGVFLQAESEIAAINMVYGAAGTGARTMTSSSSPGISLKQEGISYIAGAELPCVIVNIARGGPGLGSIQPAQSDYFQATKGGGHGDYRLIVLAPNSVQEMVDYTILSFDLADQYRTPVMLLGDGALGQMMEPAEFKASTLTPPAKPWAASGLKGRKKPNIINSLYLQPDAMEQHNLHLQEKFAKISAAEVRYEELYTDDAELVIVAYGISSRIARTAMEKAHKEGLKVGMLRPITLWPFPTAPLEALAQKASAFLTVELSAGQMVEDVKLAVGKDKPVHFYGRMGGVMPSPNEIYEKIVAIMSGKGGK, from the coding sequence GTGGCTGAAAAAATTCTCATGAAAGGCAATGAGGCGATTGGTGAAGCCGCTATTGTTGCCGGGTGCCGTCATTATTTTGGCTATCCCATTACCCCTCAAACCGAGCTTACCGAATATATGGCCAAACGCATGCCAAAAATCGACGGGGTATTTTTACAGGCGGAAAGTGAAATTGCCGCAATTAATATGGTCTATGGCGCAGCCGGTACCGGTGCTCGCACCATGACTTCGTCATCAAGCCCTGGAATTAGCTTGAAACAAGAAGGAATTTCTTATATTGCAGGGGCTGAACTGCCCTGTGTTATTGTCAATATTGCTCGCGGCGGCCCGGGATTGGGCAGCATTCAGCCGGCGCAGTCCGACTACTTTCAAGCTACTAAAGGCGGTGGACACGGCGACTATCGTCTGATCGTTTTAGCGCCAAACTCGGTGCAGGAAATGGTAGACTACACCATTCTTTCCTTTGATTTGGCTGATCAATATCGTACACCGGTTATGCTTTTGGGCGACGGCGCGTTAGGACAAATGATGGAGCCTGCTGAATTTAAAGCAAGCACTCTTACTCCTCCGGCCAAGCCTTGGGCTGCTTCGGGCTTAAAAGGACGTAAAAAACCGAACATCATTAACTCGCTATATTTGCAGCCGGATGCAATGGAGCAACACAACCTACATTTACAGGAAAAATTTGCTAAAATATCTGCTGCTGAAGTTCGCTATGAGGAACTTTACACAGATGATGCCGAATTGGTTATTGTAGCCTATGGCATTAGCTCTCGTATTGCCCGTACGGCGATGGAAAAAGCGCATAAAGAAGGATTGAAAGTCGGTATGCTTCGTCCGATTACTTTGTGGCCTTTCCCAACCGCGCCGCTTGAAGCTTTAGCGCAAAAGGCTTCCGCTTTCTTGACAGTAGAGCTCAGCGCCGGCCAAATGGTCGAAGACGTGAAGCTGGCTGTAGGCAAAGACAAGCCTGTTCATTTCTATGGGCGCATGGGAGGCGTAATGCCTAGCCCTAATGAAATTTACGAAAAAATTGTTGCTATTATGAGCGGCAAAGGAGGTAAATGA
- a CDS encoding aminotransferase class I/II-fold pyridoxal phosphate-dependent enzyme translates to MFHPACSERLNGLSSAVFSEIDALRRAEEAKGRDIITLSIGSPDLAPAPHIVDALCNAAREGHQYRYALSRGKSELLEAMAQWYQDKFGVTLCPETEVHTLMGSQDGLAHIALCLLNPGDVVLVPDPGYPIFSAGPLVAGAELYHMPLRKENEFLPDLEAIPADICKRAKLMILNYPNNPLAAVANEDFFGKVVDFAQKNEIVVCHDFAYSELVFDGYRPPSFLATPGATEVGIEFHSLSKTYNMAGCRVGFALGNAEVISYLGRLKSNFDYGIFLPVQEAAIAALRGPQQAVLDTAASYQRRRDILIDGLAAGGWQIPKPKGTMFVWAPVPTGKTSMEFTLSWLREAGVAVVPGSAFGPQGEGYVRIALVEEEASLQKAVDRTVQWLKKG, encoded by the coding sequence TTGTTTCATCCAGCTTGTTCTGAACGATTGAACGGACTTTCATCCGCTGTTTTTTCGGAAATTGACGCTTTACGCCGTGCGGAAGAAGCCAAGGGCCGCGACATCATTACCTTGAGTATTGGCAGTCCCGATTTAGCTCCGGCGCCGCATATTGTTGATGCTTTATGCAACGCTGCAAGAGAAGGACACCAATATCGTTACGCCTTGTCACGCGGTAAAAGCGAATTACTGGAAGCTATGGCGCAGTGGTATCAAGATAAGTTTGGCGTTACGCTTTGCCCGGAAACAGAAGTACATACGCTGATGGGATCTCAGGACGGTCTGGCTCATATCGCGCTGTGTCTGCTTAATCCTGGCGATGTAGTACTGGTTCCTGATCCTGGATATCCAATTTTCAGCGCAGGACCTTTAGTGGCCGGCGCCGAATTATATCATATGCCCTTGCGCAAAGAAAATGAGTTTTTGCCTGATCTGGAAGCCATTCCGGCAGACATTTGCAAACGTGCCAAATTGATGATTCTTAACTATCCTAATAATCCTTTAGCAGCGGTGGCAAATGAAGACTTTTTTGGCAAAGTAGTAGATTTTGCCCAGAAAAATGAAATTGTTGTTTGTCATGATTTTGCTTATAGCGAGTTGGTCTTTGACGGTTATCGTCCGCCAAGCTTCCTGGCAACGCCAGGAGCTACGGAAGTGGGCATTGAATTCCACTCTCTTTCCAAAACATACAATATGGCCGGCTGCCGTGTAGGCTTTGCTTTGGGCAATGCTGAAGTTATTTCCTATTTAGGACGTTTGAAATCAAACTTTGACTATGGTATTTTTCTTCCTGTTCAGGAAGCCGCTATCGCCGCGCTGCGCGGACCGCAGCAAGCCGTACTGGACACGGCAGCCAGCTACCAACGTCGCCGGGATATTTTGATTGACGGCTTAGCCGCTGGCGGTTGGCAAATTCCCAAGCCGAAAGGCACCATGTTCGTATGGGCGCCGGTGCCGACAGGAAAAACCTCCATGGAATTTACATTATCCTGGCTGCGTGAAGCCGGGGTGGCCGTAGTTCCTGGAAGCGCTTTTGGACCGCAGGGAGAAGGGTATGTGCGCATCGCCTTGGTAGAAGAAGAAGCAAGTTTACAAAAAGCAGTTGATCGTACCGTGCAATGGTTGAAAAAAGGCTGA
- a CDS encoding thiamine pyrophosphate-dependent enzyme has product MAEKVFGRPASLVDMPTHYCPGCHHGIIHRLVAEVIDELGVQDSAIGVAPVGCSVLAYDYFNIDMFEAAHGRAPAVATGIKRVHPEAPVFTYQGDGDLAAIGAAEIVHAAARGEKITTIFVNNAIYGMTGGQMAPTSLVGQVTQTSPYGRKAEMAGIPIRVSEMLATLDGAVYIERVAVNNPANMAKAKAAIKKAFKTQLEGKGFSMVEVLSTCPTNWGLSAIDAVKWMETNMMPYYPLGVFKTPEEVAK; this is encoded by the coding sequence ATGGCAGAAAAAGTTTTTGGCCGTCCAGCCTCACTTGTAGATATGCCTACACATTACTGCCCAGGATGTCATCATGGCATCATTCACCGCCTTGTCGCCGAGGTTATTGACGAATTAGGCGTTCAAGACAGCGCTATCGGCGTCGCGCCTGTAGGCTGTTCTGTTTTGGCTTATGATTATTTTAATATTGATATGTTTGAAGCCGCCCATGGCCGCGCTCCGGCTGTAGCCACCGGCATCAAGCGGGTTCATCCGGAAGCTCCGGTATTCACTTATCAAGGCGACGGCGATCTTGCCGCCATCGGCGCAGCGGAAATTGTTCACGCAGCGGCTCGCGGTGAAAAAATCACCACGATTTTCGTTAATAACGCAATTTACGGCATGACCGGCGGTCAAATGGCGCCTACTAGCTTGGTAGGACAGGTGACGCAAACCTCGCCGTATGGTCGTAAAGCGGAGATGGCGGGCATCCCGATTCGTGTATCGGAAATGCTGGCTACTTTAGACGGCGCGGTTTATATTGAACGCGTAGCTGTCAATAACCCAGCGAACATGGCGAAAGCGAAAGCCGCCATTAAAAAAGCCTTCAAGACGCAATTGGAAGGCAAAGGCTTCTCCATGGTAGAAGTTTTGTCCACGTGTCCAACCAACTGGGGATTAAGCGCCATCGACGCTGTAAAATGGATGGAAACCAATATGATGCCGTACTATCCCCTTGGGGTTTTCAAAACACCTGAGGAGGTGGCCAAATAA
- a CDS encoding 4Fe-4S dicluster domain-containing protein produces the protein MAKPVINEERCKGCGLCTVACPKKILTFADHFNSKGYRPAFCTDESQCIGCALCGKTCPDVAIEVYK, from the coding sequence ATGGCAAAACCGGTCATCAACGAAGAGCGATGCAAAGGTTGCGGCTTATGCACCGTCGCTTGCCCGAAAAAAATTCTGACATTTGCAGATCATTTTAACAGCAAAGGCTATCGTCCTGCTTTCTGTACGGACGAATCGCAGTGCATTGGCTGTGCGCTGTGCGGTAAAACTTGCCCAGACGTTGCTATTGAAGTCTATAAATAA
- the pduL gene encoding phosphate propanoyltransferase, with amino-acid sequence MSNKKVTVGISARHVHVTQEHLDILYGAGYELTNKKDLAQPGQFASNETIDVVTEKSAFKNVRILGPIRSKSQVEVSMSDAMKLGLKNIPVRDSGDLAGTPGAKLVGPKGEVELTEGVIVAGRHIHMNPAEAAEFGVKDKDLVKVRCGGERGLVFENVLIRVNKDYALEMHVDTDEGNAALCKNGDQLEVIVG; translated from the coding sequence ATGTCCAACAAGAAAGTAACTGTAGGTATTTCTGCCCGCCATGTCCATGTAACTCAGGAGCATCTGGACATTCTCTATGGAGCTGGCTATGAGCTGACCAATAAAAAAGATTTGGCACAGCCTGGACAGTTTGCTTCCAATGAGACCATTGATGTAGTTACCGAAAAATCGGCATTTAAAAATGTACGTATTTTGGGACCAATCCGCAGCAAGAGCCAAGTAGAAGTTTCCATGAGCGATGCCATGAAACTCGGTTTGAAAAATATTCCCGTCCGTGATTCCGGCGATTTGGCCGGCACTCCTGGCGCCAAACTGGTAGGTCCAAAAGGAGAAGTTGAGTTGACAGAAGGCGTTATCGTAGCTGGCCGTCATATTCATATGAACCCTGCTGAAGCCGCTGAGTTCGGCGTTAAAGATAAAGATCTCGTTAAAGTCCGCTGTGGCGGCGAACGTGGTTTGGTTTTTGAAAATGTGTTGATCCGCGTTAATAAAGACTATGCATTGGAAATGCATGTCGATACTGATGAGGGAAATGCCGCCTTGTGCAAAAACGGCGATCAATTGGAAGTTATTGTCGGCTAA
- a CDS encoding 2-oxoacid:acceptor oxidoreductase family protein, producing the protein MSQTHEIIMSGFGGQGIMLMGQLLTYAGMLEGKEVTWIPSYGPEMRGGTAYCSVIVSEDPIGAPMVSEPSMVVAMNLPSLTRFEGALQKGGTLIINSSLIDKDATRKDINVFKVPVNEIAAELGNPKVGNMVMLGAIIAAAEPVKTESMLGAFKKMFEKKFANKPDLFKINEAAIQRGADFIKK; encoded by the coding sequence ATGTCGCAAACACATGAAATTATTATGTCTGGCTTCGGCGGTCAAGGCATCATGCTCATGGGGCAGTTGCTGACGTACGCTGGCATGCTCGAAGGCAAAGAAGTAACCTGGATTCCTTCGTACGGGCCGGAAATGCGCGGCGGCACTGCCTATTGTTCGGTTATCGTATCCGAAGATCCCATTGGCGCTCCTATGGTCAGCGAACCATCCATGGTTGTGGCCATGAATCTGCCGTCTCTGACTCGTTTTGAAGGAGCGCTGCAAAAAGGCGGCACTTTGATTATTAACAGCTCCCTCATTGACAAAGATGCTACTCGCAAAGATATCAATGTCTTCAAAGTACCTGTTAATGAAATTGCTGCTGAGCTTGGCAACCCAAAAGTAGGCAACATGGTTATGCTGGGAGCCATCATCGCTGCGGCGGAACCAGTTAAAACCGAATCTATGCTGGGCGCTTTCAAAAAGATGTTTGAAAAGAAATTTGCTAATAAGCCGGATCTCTTCAAAATTAATGAAGCAGCTATCCAGCGAGGTGCGGATTTCATTAAGAAGTAG